One genomic region from Zalophus californianus isolate mZalCal1 chromosome 14, mZalCal1.pri.v2, whole genome shotgun sequence encodes:
- the CDK2AP1 gene encoding cyclin-dependent kinase 2-associated protein 1 isoform X1 → MSYKPNLAAHMPAASLNAAGSVHPPSTSMATSSQYRQLLSDYGPPSLGYTQGTGNSQVPQSKYAELLAIIEELGKEIRPTYAGSKSAMERLKRGIIHARGLVRECLAETERNARS, encoded by the exons ATGTCTTACAAACCGAACTTGGCCGCGCACATGCCCGCCGCCTCCCTCAACGCCG CTGGGAGCGTCCACCCGCCCTCCACCAGTATGGCAACATCCTCCCAGTACCGCCAGCTGCTGAGTGACTACGGGCCGCCGTCTCTCGGCTACACCCAG GGAACAGGGAACAGCCAGGTACCCCAGAGCAAATATGCCGAACTGCTGGCCATCATCGAGGAGTTGGGGAAAGAGATTAGACCCACTTACGCGGGGAGCAAGAGTGCCATGGAGAGACTAAAACGAG gcaTCATTCACGCCAGAGGACTGGTTCGAGAGTGCTTGGCCGAAACGGAACGGAACGCCCGATCCTAG
- the CDK2AP1 gene encoding cyclin-dependent kinase 2-associated protein 1 isoform X2: MATSSQYRQLLSDYGPPSLGYTQGTGNSQVPQSKYAELLAIIEELGKEIRPTYAGSKSAMERLKRGIIHARGLVRECLAETERNARS, from the exons ATGGCAACATCCTCCCAGTACCGCCAGCTGCTGAGTGACTACGGGCCGCCGTCTCTCGGCTACACCCAG GGAACAGGGAACAGCCAGGTACCCCAGAGCAAATATGCCGAACTGCTGGCCATCATCGAGGAGTTGGGGAAAGAGATTAGACCCACTTACGCGGGGAGCAAGAGTGCCATGGAGAGACTAAAACGAG gcaTCATTCACGCCAGAGGACTGGTTCGAGAGTGCTTGGCCGAAACGGAACGGAACGCCCGATCCTAG
- the C14H12orf65 gene encoding probable peptide chain release factor C12orf65 homolog, mitochondrial isoform X2, protein MSPSAGFPWPAALARICAAPRGLRPRDKQALLAPAAAVPAVQAASRKDRPALPPLDEMDLEEQFVKGHGPGGQATNKTSNCVVLKHVPSGIVVKCHQTRSVDQNRKLARKILQEKVDIFYNRENSLVYKEKQEAERKKQERKKRAKETLEKKKLLKELWESSKNVH, encoded by the exons ATGAGTCCCTCGGCCGGCTTCCCCTGGCCTGCAGCCCTGGCCAGAATCTGCGCCGCGCCGCGGGGCCTCCGGCCTCGGGACAAGCAGGCGCTGCTCGCCCCAGCGGCGGCGGTCCCTGCGGTCCAGGCGGCCAGCAGGAAGGACCGCCCCGCTCTGCCTCCCCTGGATGAGATGGATCTTGAAGAGCAGTTTGTGAAAGGGCACGGCCCCGGGGGCCAGGCCACCAACAAAACCAGCAACTGTGTGGTGCTGAAGCACGTCCCCTCGGGCATCGTCGTCAAG TGCCATCAGACAAGATCGGTTGATCAGAACAGAAAGCTCGCTCGGAAAATCCTACAAGAGAAAGTGGATATTTTCTACAATCGTGAAAACAGTCTtgtttacaaagaaaaacaggaggcagagaggaaaaagcaagagaggaaaaaaagagcaaaggaaacccTAGAAAAAAAGAAGCTCCTGAAAGAACTCTGGGAATCCAGTAAAAACGTCCACTGA